aaaaaaaaaaccaaacctcTTTAGACATATCAATTTTGATAATGCAAGAAGCTTTGCGTGGTCCTGCAGCGATTGCATAAACAATATCGCCGTTTGTAATACTCAAATGTGAGAATACGGTGTATCCAGGTGTTGGGACCGTTTTAACTATGCAATCTCGCCGAGACATCAGCCGCCCGCCCACGTTCATTATCTAAAAGTCGAAGTTTCTCAACAATTAATGTGGATGTGGCCAACTCGCAAAATGTTTTCAACTCCCTCACTCACCATGCAGGACCCATTCGATGCGTATGGTCGATCATCAAATTGCCATTGAGGATAACCAATTTCGCGTTCGACTGGGAACAAGTTCTTCTCCTTAACTGAAATGGAATACAAATAAGTGAGAAACACTTgctaatcagaaaaaaaaaaaggaaaaaaaaaaacagtgaaaactGCTCTTCATTGAATTGGTGCAAAATTTTTGGGCCACACAACTCACATTCTGGTCCAATGATGTCTACCTCGTAGACGTTCCAAAAGTTGGATGAATCGTTTACCATTAGTAATTTGTCATCCGACCAACTTGGACAATAGTAGTTGATCTTCAAATAATGATGGTACGTCCAATGAATCGATAAATCTAATAATTGACAAAAAAGGACCTTCTTGCCAGTGCCATCCTTAATCACGACTTCATTGCTTATTGTTCCATCATCATGAAGTACAGCCAAGTGAATGGACGTCTCATCCCACGGCTAGAATAGAGGCCGCACAGATCAATAACCAAGTTTTGTATGTATcgtaaattttaattatttaccaTGTTCACATGATTCCATTGCATCCATACCAGCCTTTTACCGTCTTTCGAAACACGAGGCGATGCGTAGAAATCCGCACCGCTAGCCTTAAATCTTAGACGAGTAATTACCTTTTGcacaaaaattgtgaaagttgtccaaaaacatttttacaaCCTGGAAAcaacagttttcaaaaataaaagaataaaagatgaTTTTATTAATACAAAGCTAGGTGTAGAGtaaaacaaaaggaagaaaaaaaaaacggtaaaaGTCAAAATGCGGTGAATAGggcgaagaaatgaaaatactgGTAAAAGAACATATCCTTCTCAAATGTataaacacaagaaaaaatattctgtaattacaaagaaaaatatgcaaaaaagagGGATACAGAAACAAGCAGCCCTTAGACACAGAATTGGCACTTGTGGTTGTCTCTATCAGGCCTCAAAATCACACATTATTATGTTAAAAACACATATATTACTGTATCAAAATATATTGTATTGCTCCAAATATTGCTATTAATAATACTCCatataaaaaaatccacaattaTTTCGGAGGATTTACTCACAACCACTTTCTGCTCCTTTGTCTGTCTATCGATAGATATCAATCGATTTTCTGGATCAACACCTGGCTGAAGATGAGATTCATTCACACAATAGATATGCGTATCGGTAGCAGAAAAGTCGGCAAACCTGAACTGACGCATATTTACACTAATCAAAGTGCGCAAAATAAACCAAACTACCTTAGTTTCTTCTCACTAGAGTCAGCGAGCTTTATTGGAGCAGCATCATGAATAGCCTGATGAAACACGCCATCTACAGTACTGTAGATTACGGAGCCATCCTTTAAGGGTATGAACGATCCTCCGCCATATTCATGGACTAAACGAAAGGAATCGTTCCAATTTATGTGAATGGCCGTGGCTTACCGCAGTTCTGCACAGATTGCTCCGGGGCCCATCTAACACGACTCGCTGACAGGTTTCCCGATTGATAGTAGAGTTCGCGTTTGCCAGTAGTCGCGCTCTGTTCCACCCAGAAGACACCATCTTAACTCAGGATAGAACAACAAGTAAATACTgagataaaatataatataataaataatatatagagATAAAATAGGAGTATTGTCCGGCATGTGTTGATGGAAACGGGAGGAATTGGGCGAGTTGTTCAGGAGTGGTGCAGACTCATTCCACTTCCCATCCTCCAACGGCACAGGTTGGTCGATATGACCGTGCAGTCCGATCAGAAATCCGCGATCTCCGTTTCATATCCCAGTGCAGCGTTATCAGTTTCCTACTAGTCTCCCGTAAGCTTCAGACTTGCGGAGCACTCGCACAACTTTCTGAAGTTTAGAGCTATCCATTCAAACAACGacagtttccagaaatttatgCGAGCTAGAAACAACTCCTTTGGTTGCCGCCTACGCAATATTGCATCATGTACCAGAAGCTACCGACCGGACTGCACGTGCCATCTTTCTGCAATTGCGGACAGTGTAACAAACCAACCGTCAACAGCTTGCAGCTCGCAGATAGCCTTACAATTTCCTTTAGCAAATAAATCCGGCGTAATGGTACTCGTCCAACTACCATAGGCCGCCACCTTAGACATTTTTCTGACGACGGTATGGATAGCGGAAGAGAAGTAGCGGAGAAGAATCTGGATTAAGTGAACTTTTTTAGAGTTAGAGATATCGGTCGAAAGCATGTGCATGTAGCAGGTTTGTTGATTAATTCGTGATATTGTTTCGGAGAAATATGGGTAGTTGTATCATATTTTGTGAAAGTAGTAGTTCAACGAATCACAATCATGAACAAATGCGAATTTAAAGACAGATCATTGTGTTGTAGTGTTAATTACTGCGAAATTTCTCGAGTTTCTGACAAAATCGACAGTCagatcaaaaacctcaactgCTTGCAAAATTCCATgagtcaaatatttttttatccaaTTGGAAgcttcttaaaaaaacatcttATGTAACTGAGCAATTGACAACAAAATCCTGAGATCTATGAGGATAGACAGTGCTTTAACATTTAGTACCGTATATAGATCTAATACTTGGCGCTTCACTTCGGATCAAGATCGCTTCACTCCATCCATATCGATCGGTATCGCCTACACCTTTTAACACGGCTTTGTCGCTACCAAAACGCTATACCAATGAACCAACAAGTGGAAATCTGTGACAATTCAGGTGAACTGATTTCTCTGTGAATTAACATGATCGCTAAGCAGAGCAGCAGTACCAGTCTCTTCACCTAAGGATCAATTTTGAAGATCAGCCACAAATCTGCGGGCGAGATCACATGTGCGCTGTTGGGATCAATTTCTCTACTTTGGTTCCGCCTATTCTCAAAACCTTCACCTTCTGTGAGATTATAGCCTTTTACATaacttcctttctattcatagTCCTGAATAAACAGCTTATTTACAGTACCCAGCGTTACATTAATACAGCTGTATTCCTCCCAGGTACAGATTACCTTCTCCGAAGGAAGTTTCTGCATTTgcggactgcagcgatgagtggtgcagTTCGCAAATAAGCTGCACTgagtttcacgtcgttttgtcTCGGCTCTAccaccactcatcgctacaGTCCGTAAATGCAGAAACTTCCTTCAACTTCCTTGTTGACGTTTGGCTCGGATCGGTGCAGCAgaacgtagcggttgggatcgtgtacgGGCTCTTGATAGAactactcatcgctgcagtttacgatggtcccacctcgatccgaaccgctagctaaaccgcaccgcttcgattTCACCgggattcatgtcgttttgactcgactgtatTTGTACTGTACTACTATCTTCTTAGAcgtattattttgtttacttcgCGAATGTACAGTGATGTTATGCGGAAGTTTAccagctttttcttctctcttttaatGTTCCGTAGGGGAATATACACCAAAATAACCCAAAGTTCCGGTTCACATCACAACCACTTCGAAACACAATCGTGTGTGTTCACATGATATGTCCACGTGCATGTGTATTGACGTGCACATATCCGTTGTAAAGTGAAGAGTGACGATATAAACCAGTCTGTGCAGCCGAGAATTAATACAATTAAATCATTCGTACGTctggttattattattattatttttaatttgtttgcgATTTACAGTGTCTCCTAGCGTATTCCAATCTATCAGAATtccgaagaaaattgaaagggACTTTTCTTTACTATCCtatatgttgcctttaagattttttttgttgaaaaatttgaaggaaaattttgaagctaAGAGGTTAAGAAATTCATAGAACACAGAGATTCTGTtgagttcaaaattttctttttgcaggaTAGTCATACCTATCATTCAAATGCAGTAATTATTAGttaaaaaaagactaggaggAATTCGAGTAactctcacaaaaaaaaatgttgccaCTCAATCCTTATTACTACGAATCCTGGACAGCAGTAACAGCGTGACGTGTGCGGCGACAAAAACCGATACGCTCAGttgcgttaaaggcatcaccccacgaatctgaggtggtacggattctaggtggagtattttttatacgggatagtagattatagagaggggtgtgattccgtccatttattcctaattgcccttaAAAAAAAGCCCTGGCAGATGTCGCGTGTGCAcacgactggcgcgctccagtcgaactccttgtagaaaatagtgagtcggaacgttcgaagctgtattttctacggcaatcagaaagaaatggatggaaccaccccctctccgtagtctcccatcccgtatacgaatactccaccggaaatccgtacagctaagattcgtggagtgatgcctttaatttccaACATAAATACTATGTATCAGTAATCGCTTAGCAAAGAAACACGATACATGATtcattcgcagaaaaaaaaaacgagcataAAATTTGATGGGATGGGAAGCGTCATTCGCTGTTTAACTGTTTTCACACGTTGTCCACAACCAGTTTCTGTTCTCATGAGTGGAAGATAAACAACTTTTAATGATGTGAGAGGCATTACAAAGTGGTTTAACTTGATACgatctaaaaataattttagaacaaaaaaaattgaacgatAGTGATCATAATTTAGCAAGAGTTCTGGTGCTAGATCCGTCTGTAGACTGCTGTGTGACTCATAAATACTTATAAAAGCATAATACACATTAAATACAAGTTCCTATGGAATAAATCCGGAAATAAATTTAAGGTATAAGTTTAGTAACACCAGCAGAAGAAAGGTAGTAGCGAATACGGCAATTAGCAGCAAATCGTTATCGATCGATAACAGTCACTAGGGCGGATCCCCCTGAGAGGTTTTTAGTACGTAATGTATAAGTACTACAAATTCTTTGCTTCAATGTATCTTAATTCTAGAGACATGCGCTTCTATAGTATGTCGATAGCGATCggatcaatcaataatcgTTGACAGAGGTTCAAAAAACATGTCGATAACGATGATGTGGATGGAAGTAGAGGCAACAACAGTAAAGACCCGACCCTATCAGGGTAGGTGAACAAAACAAGTAAGGTAAACACACGGCCCAACCCCAAAGTCATATCAAACGAATCAATATCCATAAAACGCACTACGCACCAAGAAATTACCTATACAGCCAGCTCACCGTGGACAGAAAACAATGCGCATGAAATTAAATGATCGGCTACAATCACAGGGTTTCattaaaattgcaaaaatattgcaaagaCAGCAACGAACAGAGTGCGCTCTTTCGGGCTTACGGTGAATTCAACAGTAGCATGCAACTACTGGAACGCTCGAGATTTggtaaataaatcaaaacgtTCATATTTCATGAGCTTAACATTTGAATAAGTGATAATGACAGTAGATGATATAAAACTATTTATGAAGTAACCAATAAGACaaacttaacaaaaaaaaaactggctgACAACATGTGAAACTGACgatgacaatgacaatgacaTCTAAGAAATTCGAtagattcttattttttttacaattaggCACAGATTAGACCTTAAACGAATATTGATGATCATGAAGCGATTCTCAATAAGTGATGTCTACGAGGTTAAAACAGGTCAGTCACAGGTCATGGTCGTAACTTAAAAACCTGTGGGCGGCATCCACCACACCCACAACCACACCTTAAGTGGATTATTCACTGCTATCTTGTATGAAATGCTACTTCTTCAACGTCAATTACTTAAAAATCGTGACAACATATGTTCCATGCCagtagaacgaaaaaaaaaactcctaaatAGGTACCAAAGTCACcgagtttgagaaaaaaacactagacATGTTAAAACTGTGGAGGTATAAGCATTTAGTGAATCACCGTAACAGTTATCGGAGGTATAGCAGGTTAAAAGCGAGTTACTAGCATGTTTGATCGAGCAAAACTAAAACTTTCTATAAAAGGTCTAAAACAAAGTGTGTCAGTTGTCCGAGAAAATCACTCGAATTTGATGCCTTGAGCCAGAGGTAAATCTTTGCTGAAGTTAATTGTGCATGTtgatctgaaaagaaaaaattgcaagaatTCAATCTCTTTCGTTGTTAGATGGATAATAATTCTGAGAACTTGGACAAAAAGTCGAGGTGGAGATGATATTTCGTGAACGGCTAAAATAACCAGTTCCTCACCTCCTCATGTATTGCCTCCAGGAGTCGGAACCAGATTCACGGCCACCACCGGTCTCCTTCTCACCACCAAATGCGCCTCCAATTTCGGCACCAGATGTTGGAATGTTCACGTTAACAATACCGCAGTCACTTCCCTTCGGTCTGTAATTGTGGACATGGTTTCGCCTCTTCTCCTGCTACTTTGTCACTGTTTCACAAAAGTCTTACCCCATCCATTTGAATACATTTTGGATATTATTGGTGAACAGCGAAGAACTCAATCCTTGTGACACCTAAAAATCGCATATGATACATTAAAATTCCATGCAAACGATCGCGTGCCAATTTCTATGCCAATAGACAGCTTGACATAACTTGTGAATTTGAAGAataactattaaaaaaaaacgaaataagaaCAGATTTAATCTTATCACATAGCAATTCGAAGGCGGAGGAGGCGAAATTCCGAAAATCGCGTTTCTGGCTGAGTTTTGTATTATCTTATACTGACCTCGTTATTGAACTTGATCGCCTCATCCAAATCTTTCACTTTTATGACGTATAGAATTGGAGCAAATGTCTCTCGCATAATTACTGGAGCATCGTGTGGAAGTCCAGTTATAATTGTTGGTAGCACAAAGTTTCCTTCACGTTCCAGGACCTGAATACGtgaatgaaattcaaaaatggacCAAATTCCATATTTTGTACCCGttgaaatgaaacaatttttaaaaatttcgcAGAAATTACCTTTCCTCCATACTCCACTTTACCACCGGTGGCAATTGCTTCTGCCACAGctgccttaaaaaaaacatgaatttgTCACATCCTCAGTCAATATTAGCCGGAACCACCTTACTTTGTACTTCATCACAGCCACCTCGTTATGCAGAGGACCGATGATTGTGTTTGATTCCAAAGGATCTCCAATTCTCGACTCAAACTGGGCATAGGCACGCTTTACACGTTCAACTACAGTATCGTAAACTGATTCATGTACTAACAGACGCCTAGTCGTTGTGCACCTAAATACATCGCTAATATCCAAAcatgaagtttaaaaaatatatgtaaaaatatgttaattatcattatttattttaaaaaaatatattattataccattattattataaaaatataaaatcacATAATCTTGAATGCTTATGTCAAAATGGTaaaaatccgcaaaaaaattcaaagaaagacAGATTTCTCGTTAAAATCACGCACTTTTCCAGGTGTGTTTATTAGTTGTTTAGTTGTAGTTCGTTTAGTGGTTATAGTTTTTTACTTTCCCACCTTTGTCCAGCTGTACCAACAGCTGCAAACACCGTTGCCGGTACAACCATATTCAAGTCAGCATCATCATTCACAATTATAGCATTGTTGCCACCGAGTTCGAGGAGCAGCTACAATTGGACGATCGATCGACGATCATAATCACATTACTATAATTAATTCTTAAATCTTCTCAGACCTTTCCGAATCGTTGCTGCACTTGCTGACCAACAATTCGCCCGACTTCTGTCGATCCAGTGAAACTGACCAGATTTACACGTTTGTCCTTCACCAGTGCTTGTCCGACGTCACCCTAAAAACGCCAGTGCAAATCGCTTAATTTTCAGCGCAAAGACGTAACTACATCATTTTATATAAGTTTAGTTGTACTTAAGTACAAGCCAAAAAAATTGTGACCACTCTGCGTCGTTTATagaaggaaaacgaaaagggggttcctttttttgcagaatttcaTTGTAGATTCATTGGATAGAGAACGCCTGCGGGAATtctgtttgaatttttgcCAAGGACATGCCTTGTAGAAGCCTAATGAGAACTATTTCGTCTATGTTCGCATCAAAATGAAATCCCTTCAATTAGAGATCTACAGACTATATGGATAAATTCGCGCGGAAATCATTATTTAGAAAACGTTATCTTAGGGGACTAAAGGAGTAAAGAGGAAATGGAAATGTATTCGAGTGCTCATTTCACTATGAAATGCAACAATAATTCTAAATGAAGCAAGAATTGTTCAATTGCGTAAAATGTTACCTCTCCACAAACAAGTGAGCACAATCCTCCTGGTAAGTTGTTCGCCTTCAGAACTCCTTCAACAAGCCTAGAAAAAGAGGAGTTTGTTTGTCTATCATGGAAAATCGTTGCGATGTTCTAGTCCCCTGACCGAAAACTCACTTTGTCACTGCTATAGCAGTAAGTGGTGTAGATGGAGCTGGTTTCCAAATAACTGAGTTACCGGTTACTAGAGCAAGAGCATTGTTCCATCCGTATACAGCGCATGGGAAGTTGAAGGCGGATATTACACCGACAACACCTTAAGGAAATCTATAAAATCAATGAAGGTACTAAGGTCAACAAATGGAATGCAAGTCGACACAGCAAATTAAAACCTATGGTACAAAAATGATGATTAATTAGTCTTATTACGTAAGAAATGGTATCGAAACAACTGTAGTCTggttaaaacgacctgaagcttggtgcatttgcgtaagcggctgcgatcgaagcggGGCGGTGGGTGAGTTGAGAGGAGACAGTCGCTAGCACCGCTGATCGCTGCAGCCCTAGTGAAGCCAGCAAtaccttgattccaaccgctagctcaaCCGCGCTGCTTTAAGCGTAGCCGCCTACGCAGCTTcaggccgttttgacccgactatacctaCTGTTGCGTGGTTACGGCTCTGAACCGCATTTCTCAGCCGGGGTTTCGTTCTTCCTATATTTTTGTGGACGGATACTTGCAAAATGGCAGATATGACCCTAATGCACATGGCAGCGGAGAGAAATCACCACTGCGATGAGGATATctctttaaagaaaacaaaagataatattttgaattaatATCAATTAATTTATAGATCCATTGTGAAAGATCCTGTCTTGCTCATCTTACTGCATGACACCTTTGGCGGAGATTTAAATTGGCGAAAGAAAGGAGAACCAATCAAGCAGGAAATAAAAGCCATCTGCTGTACAACAATTCCGAACTCACCCAATGGATTCCACTGCTCTAGGAGAGCGTGTCCTGGCCTTTCGGATGGCAAAATTTGCCCATTAAGTGATCTTGACAGGCCAGTAGCATAGTCACAAATGTCCACGTACTCTTGTACTTCGCCGACACCTTCAGGAGAAATCTTGCCCATCTCCATGGACACCTATAAATAGccaaaagtacaaaaatcaCAGTAAAAGGATCTACACTTGCAACAACAGTCTACTTACTAGTTTACCCAAATTCTGCAATTGCGATCGTAGTTTGTCGCCAATCTGACGAACAATTTCACCTCGCCGTGGAGCGGGAACCTCACACCAATGCTAAAAGTaaacgaaaatttaagcagaCAAGTActgcaaaacttcaaaaaaggtATCCATATAAATACAAACAATTACGAATTACCTCATAAGCCTTATGTGCCTCCTTTACAGCAACCTCAAAATCCTCTACAGTTCCATTTTGAACCTAAAGTTAGTCATATTATTCTAATGAATTATTCAGTTTTGTTTTATGGGAATAGtgtatctttttctttgaaaagggtacccttttttattttttattttacttttttattcccaTATAGAAAGTATCCATCGCAACATAGGTCTCTATCACACCCAAAACATGGCTTTTAACGTAGATTCGATCGTTACTTATTGCTGATTTGACTACatctgatttttcaaaagaggTGTCAGTAACGTTCAAAGAAAATCCCACTAAATTCAAATAAGTTTTCAAATAACGAATAAGACGCGAAGTAAATCTAGAATACAAAAataagtcaaaacgacatgaagcctggtgcagtcacgcaagcggctacgctcgcaGCGGTggggtggagctagcggttggaatcggggtGGGACTATCGCGAACTTCAGCGCTGAGTGacgctagcaagggtccccctCGATCCCAAGCTTCCAGTGCAGCCGCTTGAGTAAtggcaccgagcttcatgtcgttgtaATGTAAGAAGAGTGCAGGAAAGAACAGAATATAATGCATTCAATACAATTCTTAAAGAATTCAATCCTGTGGAATTAGTGGCTATGCATTAAGAAGGGTACCGATTTTGAAGTCTTAACTCGCATTAAGAAATCATTTGCAGATAAATGAATAACTAGGTCCCGGATCTAATCTTCTGCCAAGATCAACCGAGTCCATTTACCCAAATAAATACACTAAGATTTGTTAAGAACTCACGTTAGCGATTGGTTTGTTGTTTGCTGGGCACACTGACTGGATAACTGCACCAGAAGCAGCCCATTTTCCATGGAACACGCCGCAGTTGTTCTCTGAGAGCCCAAGTTCTTTCAGAAACGCGTATTTCCCGTCGTTTACGAGGTAAGACGCCATTCTGGTGTTCTGCAAGACGACTCGTCGCGTACCGAACAACACACACTTCGTCAGCATCACTACAACATCTGAACGATAGTAGCAGGCAATGCGGACAGTGCACAGCCAAATCACATCGCAATCGCAAAAGGTCATTTTAGATTAGATTCGCAAACAAAGCAAAGCAGATACAAATCGATTATTGCGCAAGAAAAGTGCAACCGAGCTTCTATCaatgaatttttgcagaatttcaGCCTGCGTTTAAAGAAAATCAGGGTGAAACTGGAGCAAATTTCAGGACAAAACCATTAATTGGTGATCGAATCTAAAAAGCGAATAAAGCAACAATAGTAATTACAAAAGTTGATCAAGATGAACTGCTGATcactaagaaatttttttctcggaatttaAATGGATCGTTCATTAGACGGCTTCGGATCGGAATACTAGCAATACATTATCTATTTTGAACGTACAATGCTCCCATTTGCATCCGTTATAATCCTttttaatcgaaaaaaaaaatcagaaagataGTATTCTTAAATCTCGACAGAAGTTATGCTTCCCTCTGCATACTCTTCTTACTATTTAAAgcataagaacaaaaaaaaaaagttgcagacATTCTTCgagaaacaaagcaaaaaaaaacaccagtaAATATTACTGCTCAGAGCGGACGTAgtgaacaggaaaaaaaaaaacatcagtaaATATAACTGCTCAGAGCGGAGTGAACAGAAAATACGAGACgctagaaaatagaaagaaaatgccaaaaaaataataccCAGATTATACGGAATGTTCAGGAGAGAGGTTCACAATCTTCAATAaacttaactttaactttCTAACCAAACATATCTCATCAGTTCAGCGGAAACTCGCGTATGAGTGTGTAAACGGTAGCAAATGCTGCTCATGGAAAACACCAGGCATACCGCGTGATTCCCGTTCAGCAATGACAGAGTACATAATGAGGGTGCATCGAACAAATTTTCGTCATCAAATCATCAGGTTTTCACtgatgcatatatatatatatatatatatatatttttgatattttcaccGCTGAATTTACTCTACTACTTGTCCTCATAAAAAGTAGCTGTGAAGCTGTACAAAGTGCGCGCTGTACAACCTTCATCTTGTCAATTCCATGCTTctctcaatgaaaaaaaagaagaaaatacacataaaaacaaacagcAATTGTAAGTTTGAGCTCGATCTAACACAGACGTGTGCATatgaagtaaaagtaaaggaaattCTCAATCCTTTAGGCATCCTAAGTGGAGTTAGTGTTGCACTGACATGAAGTCAGGAAAAGACGAATAATAATGGCGAAAACTAACCCCGTCTCGGCAAATATACCGTACTGAAAACCCTGTGCTAGTTCTACCCACCACAACAAAGCACTATTAATACTTTCATTCTCTTTTGCTCTAGATCTCATGAAAGTGTATTCACTCGGAAAATAAATCGACGTTAAATAATTGAACACTATTGGTTTTACCTTCACCAACAGATCCTGATCTTCCAACTAAATAATTACCACCATAGTTATCTCgacgagtagaaaaaaaaaacagtcattCTTTGCGCCCCAAAACGCTATAGAGGTCATACACAGAATAAGGATCAAATCAGTAGTTTTCAATATCTTCCATCCTCTAATCAAAGTAGTTACACGGACGAAAAACAGGATACTCTAAGATCCACTAAATCAAACAGCACAATTTGGCAAAATAGCAACACCAAAGAGTGTAGGTTAAAACTTGCGATGCTTATCTAAAAGCGCATCGCTCGAGGAGCCGCCACCGCCCACTCATCAACGAAAAGGCCTTCAGCGTACCGATAAGAACAACAGCATTTGAAAAACTTACGCGGAGTTGATTGGGTTAAAGGGgagaatgaaagaagaagattgTCTTTTTGTCAAATCCATCAGCTAAAATATGGATAGTTTAGATCGCTTTAGATAGCCAATTTGCGAAACGGTGGAAGGTAAATCTTCTTAGTATGAACAACAATCCTACTATTTCGACTTCCAGCTGCACATGAAAGACATGGAAGCTGTACATTCACCTTAAAATGATAGAAACCTATTCACAACGTCTTAAAAACCAAATCTACTTCCCTAAGTCCTTCCGTACctctaaattaaaaaaaaaaaaacaacaacaaaagaaggaagatTCCATAGATGATCCATAGATGATATCTGAACAAGCGCGTAACAGAGATCTTCTATTCGATCTGCCCAAATTTTAGGGCTAGGAAATGTTCGAATCCTAAACATCGAGCGGGCATCACTGAGATTACGTTGCACAAAGATCCACGTACCGTTTCCGTAAATAACCAAACCGATGATTTGCAGTTGCAGCTTTCGTTCGATCCCTTCATCCtcgatatttttcttcaggtaACAAAGTAATATGATGAGGTTACAGGATATTTCATTATCATCACAAGAAatgaatttgttgttgtttctctgGAAATTCTACAGGTTGGGCTTGTACTCTTTTCATTTCGATTTTTAACTTTAACAATAACATTCATATAgcaaactttattttataatcAAACCGTTCATTATCAAACCCATTTCTTATAGGCTGAAACGACATAGTCGTAGTGTACAATCGAACGAAAATACCAGAATCAGCTTGATACGTAGCATTCATCAGAAACAAATAGGCTATAATTTGTCTTAG
This window of the Necator americanus strain Aroian chromosome III, whole genome shotgun sequence genome carries:
- a CDS encoding hypothetical protein (NECATOR_CHRIII.G9337.T1) → MKGSNESCNCKSSVWLFTETNTRMASYLVNDGKYAFLKELGLSENNCGVFHGKWAASGAVIQSVCPANNKPIANVQNGTVEDFEVAVKEAHKAYEHWCEVPAPRRGEIVRQIGDKLRSQLQNLGKLVSMEMGKISPEGVGEVQEYVDICDYATGLSRSLNGQILPSERPGHALLEQWNPLGVVGVISAFNFPCAVYGWNNALALVTGNSVIWKPAPSTPLTAIAVTKLVEGVLKANNLPGGLCSLVCGEGDVGQALVKDKRVNLVSFTGSTEVGRIVGQQVQQRFGKLLLELGGNNAIIVNDDADLNMVVPATVFAAVGTAGQRCTTTRRLLVHESVYDTVVERVKRAYAQFESRIGDPLESNTIIGPLHNEVAVMKYKAAVAEAIATGGKVEYGGKVLEREGNFVLPTIITGLPHDAPVIMRETFAPILYVIKVKDLDEAIKFNNEVSQGLSSSLFTNNIQNVFKWMGPKGSDCGIVNVNIPTSGAEIGGAFGGEKETGGGRESGSDSWRQYMRRSTCTINFSKDLPLAQGIKFE
- a CDS encoding hypothetical protein (NECATOR_CHRIII.G9336.T1), producing the protein MSKVAAYGSWTSTITPDLFAKGNCKAICELQAVDDGVFWVEQSATTGKRELYYQSGNLSASRVRWAPEQSVQNCVHEYGGGSFIPLKDGSVIYSTVDGVFHQAIHDAAPIKLADSSEKKLRFADFSATDTHIYCVNESHLQPGVDPENRLISIDRQTKEQKVVASGADFYASPRVSKDGKRLVWMQWNHVNMPWDETSIHLAVLHDDGTISNEVVIKDGTGKKINYYCPSWSDDKLLMVNDSSNFWNVYEVDIIGPEFKEKNLFPVEREIGYPQWQFDDRPYASNGSCMIMNVGGRLMSRRDCIVKTVPTPGYTVFSHLSITNGDIVYAIAAGPRKASCIIKIDMSKEDQDPTLSVVRTARDDADLESLDISEPERIEFQSDGVPVSALFYTPKNRNFTGLPGTLPPVLLLGHAGPTATATDSLNLKIQFFTSRGFAVLDVNYRGSTGFGTNFRNMLKGQWGVVDRDDMIAAANSVIARRLVDPEKVCILGSSAGGYLVLAALLHSDVFKAAVSIYGVADLVGLLKDTHKFERGYNEVLIGKYPEDEQIYKDRSPIYHIDRLQTPIAFLHGKEDTVVPVSQSVEMYDKLREKGVTTALMLFDDEGHGFRGPDAVRRSTEASYVFLCKVLGIQPSISSDIQIVNSKK